The Aedes albopictus strain Foshan unplaced genomic scaffold, AalbF5 HiC_scaffold_169, whole genome shotgun sequence genome contains the following window.
GGCGTAACCACACTGGAACACGTACTGCGTCGGAAGCTGGCATTGGATTTCTGCTGGGGAGCGATTCGACAAACCCCTAAACTGTTGGGGTTGATTGTGAGCGAAGGAACCACAATCGTACACGTGTGTATTGAATTAGGACatctggaattcttgaaggaaatgtaCCAAATCCACCCCGAAGCCAAACAGTATTTCGAAACAGATGGAAGTTTTGCTTGCCTGGAAGGAGTGCTTCACAGCAAATGTCACGATGCTGTTTCGTTTATCTTCGACAATCATATTGACTTCTTCTTGAAGCATATGGACAGAGTGAAAAGTCAAGTAATATCGAGCATTCAAAACTACCAGGACGTTTATGAAGCCAATTATTATCTACTGACCAAATATTTTCCTTCACTCAAGAACGATTTGGAGGAGAGAAGGACGAGCGAACCAGAGTTCCATACATGGCAAGGTAGGTGTTCACATCACTGTGAATAATTCAGGGTTGAGTGCTCCAAAACGCACCTCGGGAATTTCTATTATTCGTTTTCAAGCCTCATTACTCATGAAATCGATTACTCACAATGACTTACATTTAATTTTCGTCCCTTTCAGATTTCCAGGAGGCATTTCGGATGTACGACTTACAGTTCAAGGAGTCCGCAATCATAACCAATGACCCTACCCAACCGTTGAACACCATCAGAGGCTGTAAAGGCTTAACACTTCTTCACTATGCCGTAGATAAACACAACATAGAGCTGTTCCTCAACCTCCAGGAATCTGGTTGCGACATTGATGCAGTTGATGACGACGGAAACCATCCGATACACTTTGTACAAAGCATTGAAATGCTTGATTTAATTACCGATAAGCATCCCGATGGACAATCTCTGGTACACCGTACTAACGCCCAAGGTCAAACGATCCTGCACAGAATTTTCTCCTTCTCAATTGATTTCGAACCACTCAACAGCTTGATGGAAAAGATTATTTCCTATGGTGCAGACGTCAACTTACAAGACAACAATGGCGAATCTATTGCCTTCCTGATAAGCAACGATGATCAGCTAACAATCCTTGAAAAGTATAACCTCAACTTGGAATTAGTCAACCGAGCAGGTGAATCGGTCCTGGAAAGGCATCTGAAGTACCGAAACGTTTTTCTAGCACGGGACCTACTCCGCCATCTTCACACAAAGCCTTCGTTCAAAGACCATGCCCACAAATACCTTGAGCCATTCATGTTAAGCAATCGAGATTTTTTCAGCTGTGACTATCAACCCTTCCTGGAAGACCATCCCGACACAACCAAGCTCATTTTCGATTCGGTTTACCACCATTCTCGTGAGGAAGCATCGCGGCTGTTCTGCAAGGCCGCTGGAAGTGCTCACATCTTCATAACGGAGAAGTTTCTCGAGTTCGATTACGACTTGGACTACAACTATCAGGATCAGGATGGGTACACGCCTATTGTGGGCCTTCTCAGCTATATGGAAGAACCGAACCTACACCTGGTAGAACAAGTGCTGGCGAAAGGCGTTGATTTGGAGATCCGGAATAGCTGGGGTAGAACTGCGCTGTTGATGTTCGTCGATCGGTTTGGATCTGCGAAATGGTATGGACATGGTGTAGGCACTGCGGAATTGCTTCTTGATCATGGTGCGTCGATTAATAGTAGCGACAGTAACGACGGAAATACTGCCCTACATTATGCGTTTCAGAATCACGATTTGTGTATTGCGGAATTGTTGATTGAGCGAGGTGCTGATCTGAAGGCAAGGAACAAGGAAGGAAGAAAACCTCTGGATATggtttcaaagcagatttatgaGTTGATCAAGTTTTTGGAATACGAAGGGTAGAATTGTTCAaaacatgtgatttttttttatttaacaatAAATTAATGACCTAAGTATTTCCAAAGTATATGCTACTACTACCAAAATAAACACAAATGTTCTATATCCTCACCACTTAAACATGCCTTAGCAGTTTTTTTAAATCgagaaaaaaatcattacatATCTTGAtaaatgatcattttttttttaaattttgtgtatacagtgatagacattcgtttagcagaggccaaaaaattttcaaaaaagtgtcaggaaactcatacaaaagattttatgataaaacttttttatgttaGTGATAGTACATCTAGtactgtttaaaaaaaaaatgtgatacatcatacttacatatacactgaaacaaaaacaagggtaaaaacccttcaaatgtcattttttgcctagacattcgtttagccgaggtaaatgaaaaattggttttcaatagattttttttgcaatttcgtgagtatatttcgaggatatgccccaaggcatttagtttctgacgtgttagcaagatagttgaccttaaaagtttatttatttgtgaaattcagagaaatattataaaaaaatatcccgataaggagaagcgatgataaacaaatttatttaagaaaaatgatttctgtaaacactcaaacgtaagctagattagcagttttgaaaatatgacacagaattattgttagaaatgttcaaattattgcataaaatgtcatgagaaaaataagtatattggtttttggttggttaaaccgtaaaatgggattgatagaagttaaaataaatagttctgcgttgaaataaaggcgtgacctaatgcctgtggagtatacctgtttgatactagcattaccaaatgaattagaagactgctaagtgaaagaactgcaagaagtgtcagaatttgtgtaccctgtttattagaaagcagatgctcatacaaaaatgcaagatatggtcaaacaattggcttatttcattcaatctgaagaaatatattataaatgagtcttagttttgaaccacattcattttaaacatgatttatttgaacagaacgtctaaattatgatacaagtagttcatgctagaaatttgaatactttcgatgccatttctcgaaaagtgaaccgtccaatgtatgttatttcatccagagtacagtctagaagatattgggagctatttgaagacgtaatagtagtaaacgctgtgatttatgcaagtcaaaccatcatatttcatcaaaacaatacttaaatacgtgattttctgATGGTTTCCGTTATTTCTTTCTgttaaaaacactgtttttcgtaaattttcaacctgcactcgtcatgaaactttcattagattcttttgaaacacttccgataaaaataactacatcaaatctcaatttggtaacatttacaatattatgacatatttatatgagatgcatgtaaaattaatatggcaacacttccgaaaacgatcaaattcatgatataCAAGCCGATCTACAATGCAGGtcgccatacaaaatgattttgttggatatttttcgaaatttgttagttttttattatggaattctaaaaattgtacaattcggctaaacgaatgtctaggcaaaaaatgacatttgaatggTTTCTACCCTCGTTTTTCTTTCAGTGTATatataagtgtgatgtatcacatttttataaaacagtactagatatactatgactggcataaaaaagttttaacataaaatcttttgtatgagtttcctgacacttttttgaaaattttttggcctcggctaaacgaatgtctatcactgtatatctAATGACATAGTTGAACGCTGAAACTAATTTCTTTTAATTTGTCTAAggacggtgtcaggccattcggccgaaggtcattaggccgaatggtcatcaggcccaatggtcattaggccgaatggtcattgggtcttcttcttgccgttacgtccccactgagacaaagcctgctcctcagctatGGTATGGGACcataaaaacatgatttttttttcaacgtaaaaatacgctattctactgaaaccggtaattttaggaccctaaagggccgaaaatgtgcttagaattgcgatatctctactcgtttttgagttattgaacaaaagaGGGTAGGTTTCATTCgggatctaaaaaaatggtcaaaaatgctgatttttcggtagtttttttttgtcaataactcagaaacgagtagagatatcgcaaatctaagcacattttcggcccctaaggtcctaaaatcaccggttttagtagaatagtgtatttttttcgtcgaaaaaaatttcaggttttttttggTCCCacaccatttttgacaactttagccCCCTTGAGGGATCatatatggacttcaaattttgacacgatcatttcttagctaaaacgattattttccactaacgaacttataacatttccaatttttgcaaaataagggacggctcaatgaccattttgcatgtttgtatcgtgtgacaggcacgaagatactttattgatgctgaatctactgatattttactcatgaatttttccttcttttaaatataggctgttctttctagtatcattgctaaaatagtttttggcgctgaaactgctgatattcaaaaaATGATGCATAACCacaattaaataaataaactatGAGGGATCTTGATTAGAACGTATCGAGTACAGCAATACAATTATATAACTATACAGTTTGATAGCCATCAAGAATGATGACAAAACCAATAACTCTTTAAAAAACACCTAATCAATCCACCTGCCTTCAAAAAACCCAttccaacaaaactcaagtgacatattgatgaatatcgcactttcatatgtTTAACAAACATCTATTTCATGGCACCTGAAAtctttatctggcttttgatgtttgagcctcaatctCTTAAGAAAAAGCtggtatcttgaattttgagcagccatcttgcattttataccgccatcttggatgttctggatgccttttttggatttcttccccataccagacaaacccatattgtatggttttagagccttatatttcataaaacagccgccatcttgaattttggacgcCATCGTGGATACTGTTGTCGCCAATTTTGAACTTCGGACatgttccc
Protein-coding sequences here:
- the LOC109428726 gene encoding uncharacterized protein LOC109428726, with translation MENFEFPFLNDYFLNEESQQPEGEVADKNEAVVGPRITADCYRLGSTGNALHQAIRKGREKEIEALLDVYLADLQKIRNYLVQKYQWDPNDKIWMRKANLIAVDEESCRKCKVLEKSSSGCSDLQRAIFIVLKSPINGEDVAVLHPSRHNRMGLFRLVRELLPNGCLSWDYPGHQTDPNGKNETFVETAASCGRHNLITRLFELGAALGFPGHNALVAACTTQRENTIRWLLTKHFDHFDFTQKNDSQMNGFHILLQRNRAELMDFVLQKMISYRTKYFNETESEAFNRVFHCEEYEYSSTLSLMRKGPASNKIEEYIEKYGLDLSYQWKGVTTLEHVLRRKLALDFCWGAIRQTPKLLGLIVSEGTTIVHVCIELGHLEFLKEMYQIHPEAKQYFETDGSFACLEGVLHSKCHDAVSFIFDNHIDFFLKHMDRVKSQVISSIQNYQDVYEANYYLLTKYFPSLKNDLEERRTSEPEFHTWQDFQEAFRMYDLQFKESAIITNDPTQPLNTIRGCKGLTLLHYAVDKHNIELFLNLQESGCDIDAVDDDGNHPIHFVQSIEMLDLITDKHPDGQSLVHRTNAQGQTILHRIFSFSIDFEPLNSLMEKIISYGADVNLQDNNGESIAFLISNDDQLTILEKYNLNLELVNRAGESVLERHLKYRNVFLARDLLRHLHTKPSFKDHAHKYLEPFMLSNRDFFSCDYQPFLEDHPDTTKLIFDSVYHHSREEASRLFCKAAGSAHIFITEKFLEFDYDLDYNYQDQDGYTPIVGLLSYMEEPNLHLVEQVLAKGVDLEIRNSWGRTALLMFVDRFGSAKWYGHGVGTAELLLDHGASINSSDSNDGNTALHYAFQNHDLCIAELLIERGADLKARNKEGRKPLDMVSKQIYELIKFLEYEG